The sequence below is a genomic window from Vigna radiata var. radiata cultivar VC1973A unplaced genomic scaffold, Vradiata_ver6 scaffold_183, whole genome shotgun sequence.
ataacgaccatctatatttagtttataagtATTATATAATAAGCTGTAAATTTCATCTGTTCATTTAAGATAAGATGAATGTAAGTatttttgttgatatatttttttaatccgAAAGCTTTCTCAATGATAGATTAGGGCACCATTACTCTAAATTTTGTAatacaaaagaatatataaatggaGTGACTAAAAGAGTCACAACCTTTCTCTTTgtaatttcatgattttttggAAAGACACTTGAATACTAATATGCGAAGGGCCAACTTAGAATTGtatattcaaaagaaaagaaaagattactCGCAAAATTATTAAACGTCATAAGTAATTAACTATTCTCTGAATACCAAGAGATTAATTTGAAGAAGGTTGAATTATTAGATTTGATCATAAAATGATTCACTTTgtgattactttttttttaattagcaGTAAGAAAATTCATATCAAGATTAATTAATTACCACTTAAGTATTTATAAAAGATACATTATAAAAAGAAgttcaaattgaaaaaagaaaacatgactATTCATGAAAAtggtttattttttacatgaacTTCCTTACAGAATAAGCCCAAACTTTGACATGGTAGATGAAAAGGGACGGGGGTTACTTCCcatacctccccaattccaacccccatcccccattccatttttaccttttcctctattttttctttttcaattttatcctttagcaaaaatttatatttagaaataaaattttataattttattctcccaccccacataacctatttattctttttttttttatcttcatgctttcatctttactCTCTTTCCAGGAAttctttgttatatttttctagaaattctttctcccattcttcttgtatttcaagtaataattgagatatcgatttcttcgggaagaatttgtccttcaattattatatctctgcattacattggtgtggtggtgttGTATCCAACCTTTAACCATCGATCCTCTTCGAGTCGAGATTAGTAATACCTTCGTAAAAGCGTTAAAACGGATGACGACTTCCGTttacccttaaacggatgttgagaTCCGTTGACGGATTCCCACATCCGTTGACGGATTCccacatccgtttaagggttttctagattattttagattatgtttttgttagtttgattttttaagatttgtttttattagttttattttttaagatttgtttttattactttNNNNNNNNNNNNNNNNNNNNNNNNNNNNNNNNNNNNNNNNNNNNNNNNNNNNNNNNNNNNNNNNNNNNNNNNNNNNNNNNNNNNNNNNNNNNNNNNNNNNNNNNNNNNNNNNNNNNNNNNNNNNNNNNNNNNNNNNNNNNNNNNNNNNNNNNNNNNNNNNNNNNNNNNNNNNNNNNNNNNNNNNNNNNNNNNNNNNNNNNNNNNNNNNNNNNNNNNNNNNNNNNNNNNNNNNNNNNNNNNNNNNNNNNNNtattagtttcattttttaggatttgtttttattagttttatttttttaagatttatattttaagatttgtttttattagttttattttttaggatttgtttttattagatttttattttattagtcttattttttaagatttgtttttattagtttactttgtaggaaacggatgtcgacatccgtttcagtgcctggacgtcttcttcctcaatgCACACAGCATAGAAATGCACACAGCACAGAGATGACACAAAACTCAACAGAACTCAATAGCAGACCAATCTCAACAAACACACCAACCAGATATCAACAAACAAAGCTACCCAATCCTACACATTacataagtttaaaaaaaaaaaattaaaagaaactaacctgtCGAAGCAAGAACCACCGCCCCGCACCGCCGCAACACCCGCCGCACCAGCACCCTCCGCGCCGTTGCACACACCGACAGCAAAGCAGTAAACACAACCGCACCGCCCAACAACCCGCAAACGAAACCAACGTCTACCACCTCTCTGCACCGCGCCGCACCGTGCCGCACCGCCACACACTCACGGCACCGCCACCCATCGCACACCAAAAGCACCAGGCCGCACAAATCAATAGAACCTGTTCAGAGTAGGactgggagagtgagagttgcagagaacatttcaaaaatgaaagctttggtggggtggagtgggaatacgaaggagaggaatcTCTGTGTGTTTTAAAAGAAGTAGGGTAGGTTAAATTTAGTAAATAGgggtaaaacggtaaaaataaaaaatacataaaagttaattttgtatttaaaaaaatatccaaaaaaattgggggtggaggttggaattggggaggtacaagGAGTAACCCAAAAGGGACTGAACTCATGGgcttgggcttgggcctgttgaTAAAAGCTCGGCTTTTATAATTGAGCACCACCTTTGACTGTTATGTTGCTGTTTTCCCCTGGCACTGGATTCTTGGAACCGAATGGATTTGATAAAGGCTTTGAGGTTGAGCCCTTGCGTAGGTGCAATTCCTTCACCACCACTTATCACTCTTACTAGTGTTAGCTTCTGTGCCCCTCCTCTCTCTACAACAAAACAATGTAGTCATTTTTGCATCTATACAAGCACTCGCAGAAAGCTTTTCACTCCAATTCCACGTGGCAGAAAGAGAGACTCTGATTCAGAGTCGCTTCTAGAACCCTCTATTGTCCAAGAACTATCATTActagaagaagaggaagaagaagaagaattcctCGACGAGTATGAATACGGTAAAATTGCGCTCAGTCTCTCGAATCTAATCGTTTCTCGCTATTTCCTATTTTTTCTGAACTTTTCGTTTCATTGCCCAGAGACAGCGTTGGATGATAATGATGGTGAAGACGACGGTGACGATGACGATGACGAATACTATGACGAACAAGATGAGGCTGGTGTACCTTATGTAAGTTTTTCTTAGAATTTAGAATGATAAGTGTGTGTTTTGGTTGGGggaaatgatattatttattgatttagaATGTTTTGAAGGCAGGTGATGGCGGCGCAGGCGGTGGAATCTCCCTCGCTGGCACATGGTGGGACAAAAAAGCATTAGCCATTGCTAAAGAGGTTACTCTCTCTTTTGATGGCGAATTGCAAATTTATGCTTTTAAAACACTGCTGAACTCCACCATTCAAGTGCGCATTGAGAACCTTTCCAAAAAGTAAGACGAAAAtgttcttcttattattattatccttCTTCTTATccttattattctttttataattattatgaggATGAAGCCAGGGGTAGAGAGAGCAAAAACGATAAGGCTAACTAGGACTCTGTCCtgttttaacttatttatgaaatattgaaattagACAATTTGATAAGATTAAATAGCAAGGAAAATTTGGCCACCGTACGTGTGGTTTTATTTCACTTATCACTTATTGGCTGAATAGTTCCTTCTTATCAAGATTTAGTCGTACCTCCTTGAACAGGCAGACATTATTAGTttgataacttttattattgaatgGTTATTATGAATAAATGCATATATTATTCTGAAATGTTTGTGatgaatctttatttttttatttcttttacataaTTGGGGATCGGATAACTATGCAGGATCttttttgattaattatataaatagcataattttttatttatccaaACTTTTATGAAATTATGCTTATATATAATTTGGCGTTCAATTATGGAAGAACCAACTCCTTAAATGCATTTCTTCTTGATTAGTCTTTGACTCTACGGAGGATACCTGCTGTTCACACACAAAATCTAAATATGTATGGAATTTTAGCAATACATACGTATGTGCTAGAAGTATTGGTATATTTAggcttatctttctttttggTATACTGATATGGGTTGTTGAAATTTAATGTGAGTGTTTCCTCCCTAAAAGTAATGTTACATTAAggtttatctttcttttttgtcaTTTGTTAATAGTTCTTTTAGGTTTATTTCTGGAATGCTGGAATAGGTTATTATGTCAGATTGCAGaattgttaaataaacttaaattataaaaaaaaagatttatttgtttatttaagttCGGTTGCAGTAACAACTAGGTaggaaatttattattttaaaagtttgattATTAAGGAGATATTTTAGCTTTTCTGTTTAGAggttgattttaaattttatttgatgttatgtAAGTAGTTGTTGAATAGCCTTTATCTCAGTTAATCAAGTAAACACATATTttagagagaaaatatatttttgtgcctgagattattttaataaagtggCATCAGAGCTTTATGCTCTGACTAccgagagaaaaaaaaagaaaggagaagGGGAGAGTCAAACATTGTGAGGGGAAGGTGAGTGCTTGTTTTTTTGTGAGAGATGACAAAGGTTGTCAATGGTATGAGTGTGTcacaattgacgagaaaaaccaattatgataattggtgcCTACAGATGAAGGTGTTATTGAGATCCGAAGACGTTTGGGATATGGTGGAAGAAGGATACGTTGAGCCTGATACGGAAAGATCAGATGGTGGCACAGATAGCAATATTGAAGAAAACATGTGCAAGAGATGGGTCAGCATTGTATTTTCTCTATAATGCAGTAGATGAGTTGGGATTCAAAAAAATAGCGAATGCCAAATTAGCAAAGGAAGCCTGAAAGATATTGGAGGTTGCGTATAAAGGTGACAACTGTGTTAAACAAGTCCGAATACAAGCTCTCAGAGGAGAGTTTGAACAGTTGAAGATGGAGCCCAAAAAGTATATAACCGAGTACATAACTCGGGTGGAGAAGGTGGCCAACCAACTCGGCAGGAATGGAGAACAAATGCCACCTAGCCGGGTTGTGGGAAAAATTTTGTTCTTGATTGTTTTTCGAGCACGCATTCTTCACAAAACTTCTTCTCAAATTCTATACTGGGTAATCCAAGTACTAATTCTCTCCTTGAGAGTTCAGCCAAGCTTCCAAAGTTAAGATGGCCAAACCGACAATGCCATATCATAGCTTCATCTTTCATGTCCGCCTTCAAGCACGTTTCCTGCAAAATCTGTAACTCTAGTTTAAACATCcgatttttcttcattcttaccTTGGCTACAAGACGACCATTCTTTTCCTTCAAATATAATACCCGGTCCTTTATGAAAATTGAATTacctttttccaacaattgtcctgcacttaaaatattattcttcagCTTAGGAACATAATAAATGTCCCTAATCTCTCAAATTCTCCCATCCTTCTGCATATGCCGGATTGTTCCACGCCCCTTCACGGCCACCTTGGAGTCATCTCCGAAAGTCACAAATCCGACCTCCTCCTTGGTGAGTTCATAAAAAAGAGTTTCATCTCCACACATGTGATTGGTTGCTCCAGTATCTATATACCATACCGAGTTGGTAGAAATCTCCTCAGACTTTGATTTCAAGCATGGTCCAATATCCGAGTTCTTTGAAAATTCACAAATGCCACCTAGCTGGGTTGTGGGAAAATTTTTGAGATCTCTTACAAAAGATTTCGAAAGTATCATGTGCGCCATCGAAGAATTGAAGGACTTATCTAACGCGGTTGTCACCTTTATATGCAACCTCCAATATCTTCCAGGCTTCCTTTGCTGATTTGGCATTCGCTATTTTTTCGAATCCCGACTCATCTATTGCATTATAGAGAAAATACAATGCTGACCCATCTCTTGCACGTGTTTTCTTCAATATTGTTATTTGTGCCACCGTTTGGTCTTCGTCCACATCAGGCTCATCAGGCTCAACGTACCCTTCTTCCACCATATTCCAAACGTCTTGGGATCTCAATAACGCCTTCATCTGTAGgcaccaattatcataattggtttttctcgtcaattgtgGCACACTCATACCATTGACAACCTTTGCCATCTCTCACAAAAAAACAAGCACTCACCTTTCCCCTCACAATGTTTGACTCTCACcttctcctttctttttttaggcaagaatggagaacaaatgcCACCTAGCCGGTTATGGGAAAAATTTTGAGATCTCTTACAAAAGATTTCGAAAGTATCGTGTGTGCCATCGAAGGACTTGTCGGTTCTCACAGTGGATGAACTTGCTGGGTCATTAGAAGCCCACGAACAAA
It includes:
- the LOC106778917 gene encoding uncharacterized protein LOC106778917 isoform X1, which gives rise to MDLIKALRLSPCVGAIPSPPLITLTSVSFCAPPLSTTKQCSHFCIYTSTRRKLFTPIPRGRKRDSDSESLLEPSIVQELSLLEEEEEEEEFLDEYEYETALDDNDGEDDGDDDDDEYYDEQDEAGVPYNVLKAGDGGAGGGISLAGTWWDKKALAIAKEVTLSFDGELQIYAFKTLLNSTIQVRIENLSKKSGSPSMENIETFSAAYREKLDEAELAKSVPDNLCLEVSSPGVERIVRIPDDLDRFKDRPMYVKYVISNDPNNPAAESEGVFMLESFDLETKCCTWGLADVKVNRQKSGKGRPLNKKQREWRLSIPFDSLRFVRLHSDI
- the LOC106778917 gene encoding uncharacterized protein LOC106778917 isoform X2, with amino-acid sequence MDLIKALRLSPCVGAIPSPPLITLTSVSFCAPPLSTTKQCSHFCIYTSTRRKLFTPIPRGRKRDSDSESLLEPSIVQELSLLEEEEEEEEFLDEYEYETALDDNDGEDDGDDDDDEYYDEQDEAGVPYAGDGGAGGGISLAGTWWDKKALAIAKEVTLSFDGELQIYAFKTLLNSTIQVRIENLSKKSGSPSMENIETFSAAYREKLDEAELAKSVPDNLCLEVSSPGVERIVRIPDDLDRFKDRPMYVKYVISNDPNNPAAESEGVFMLESFDLETKCCTWGLADVKVNRQKSGKGRPLNKKQREWRLSIPFDSLRFVRLHSDI